DNA from Thermoplasmata archaeon:
CGGATGAACACGACGCCCTTGCGGCTCGCGTCCTCGTACATGAGCTCGTTCTTGCCGTACGTCCTCATGTCCCGGTACAGGTGGTAGACCGTGAGGTCTGGATGATCGCGGAGTATGGAGAGCGTCGTGGAGACGGTCGCGTTGCAGCAGTAGCGGGAGCAGTACTCGTTGGCCGTCCCTCCATCGGTCGGAACCTGGCGGCTCCCCACGCAGTAGATGAACGCGAGGCGCCGGACCCGTTTCCCATGGATGATGAGGTCGCCGGACGCGCTCCGCTCCTCGAGCCGAAGGAATTCAGGGAGCGTGACGACGTTCGCGAGGCGGTCGTACCCGTAGTCGCCCGCCTTCGGGACGTAGGTGTCCGAGCCTGTGGCGACGAGGATGGCTCCCACGGTCACCGTGAACCGTGCGGGGGGCGCGTCATGCGCGGCCAGCTCCGCGGGGTTGACCACGAACGTGGCCTCGAAGCTGCCCACGTGGCCGGTAACCCGTTCGAGGATCGCGTTCGTGAACGTCGTGGCCCTGTCGTTCTGGCGGAGCTCGTCCAAGAGACCCCGGACCACGTCCCCGCCGGAGCGACCGTAAGGGTAGACGGATGGCAGCTCCAAGGTCCTCCCGCCGAGCGACGGCGACTTTTCCAACAGGACGACCCCGACCCCCATGGAGGTCAGGTCGATCGCGGCCTTGAGTCCCGCGACGCCACCCCCGATGACGAGCACCTTGGGGATGAACTCGGCCTTCGTGCGGGCCAGCGGCTCGGCCAAGCGGGCGTACGCGACGGCGGCACGCACGTGGCGGATCGCCTTCGCCGTGGCGCCCTCGTGGTCGTCCGAGTGAGCCCATGAGGCCTGCTCGCGGATGTTCGCGTGGTAGTACTGGTACGGGTTCAGACCGGCTCGTTCCACAACGCCCCGGAAGGTGAGCTCGTGGAGTTTCGGAGAGCACGAGGCGACCACGATGCGGTCCAGCTTCTGGGCGTTCACGTCCTCGATCATCTCTTTCTGTGAGGAATCCGCACACGCGAAGGTGACGTCTCGGGCCAGGACGACATCGGGCTCTCCCTTCGCGGCGTCGACGACTTTCTGGACGTCCACCGTGTCGGAGATGTTGCCGCCGCAGTGGCACACGTACACGCCTATGCGGGGCATGTCACCACGCTCCCGCACCCCGCCTTCTCACGCCGCATGTGGATCAAGTACCCGGCGCATTCGGAGGCCGCGGCCGCGGCATCGACGATCGAGTCGGGGATGTCCTTCGGCCCCGAGGCCGTTCCTGCGACGAACACGCCGCCGACGCTCGTGCGCGTCGGGTGGCAGTTCTCGTCCGCGGACTGGACCCAGCCGCCCTCGCCGAGTTCCAGCTCCTCGCCCGTCAGGATGTGGCCTGCCTCAGGGTTCGGAAGCAGGCCGACGGCGAGGACCGCGAGGTCGTGAGTCGCCTGGCGAACGCCCCCGCCCGCCTCCGTGTCCTCGTACCAGAGGGTGACATCTCCGTGCGCCGCGGGCGTGATCTTGGCGATCTTCCCGCGGACGAACTTCACGCCCATGCTCCGGGCCTGCTGGTAGAACTCCTCGAAGCCCTTGCCATACGCGCGGATGTCCATGTAGTAGATCGTGACGTCGGCCATCGGAAGAGCGCCTAAGATGAGCTGGGCCTGCTTGATGGAGAACATGCAGCAGACCCGGGAGCACTGCGGATTGCCAACGGTGTGGTCCCGCGATCCCGTGCACAAGACGTAGGCGATGTTCCCCGGCTCCTTGCCGTCCGAGGGACGCAGGACGCAGTGGTACGGTCGGGTCGGCCCGAGGAGGCGCTCCATCTGCATCGCGGTGACCACGTTGGGGTTCTCGCCGAAGCGGTACTCCTTCTTGCGTTCCGCCTCGAAGAGACGGAAGCCCGTGGCCAGGACGACGCTCGCCACGCGCACATGGTGAACCCGCGGCACCTGAAGGAAGTTGACCGCATGGGCGGGGCAAGCCCGCTCGCACTGCCCGCAGAGAATGCAGTTCTCC
Protein-coding regions in this window:
- a CDS encoding CoB--CoM heterodisulfide reductase iron-sulfur subunit A family protein, translated to MPRIGVYVCHCGGNISDTVDVQKVVDAAKGEPDVVLARDVTFACADSSQKEMIEDVNAQKLDRIVVASCSPKLHELTFRGVVERAGLNPYQYYHANIREQASWAHSDDHEGATAKAIRHVRAAVAYARLAEPLARTKAEFIPKVLVIGGGVAGLKAAIDLTSMGVGVVLLEKSPSLGGRTLELPSVYPYGRSGGDVVRGLLDELRQNDRATTFTNAILERVTGHVGSFEATFVVNPAELAAHDAPPARFTVTVGAILVATGSDTYVPKAGDYGYDRLANVVTLPEFLRLEERSASGDLIIHGKRVRRLAFIYCVGSRQVPTDGGTANEYCSRYCCNATVSTTLSILRDHPDLTVYHLYRDMRTYGKNELMYEDASRKGVVFIRFNGEEPPSVTEAGSGIVVSVKDQLIDGELVEIPVDLVVLVTGLVPRENKDLEGILKLPLGKDGFYQEVHPKLRPVETNISGLYIGGTAQGPKDLGEAVESGSAMAAKAAAFALRGELELEPFVASVDASRCNLSQTCVSACPYGAIEVRETDGGRHTMVDATRCKGCGACVAVCPTEAIQLKGFSNDQIRSMIAALGRGT
- a CDS encoding 4Fe-4S binding protein — protein: DMGFRVLLVEKQPSVGGKMILLSKVFPSLDCASCISTPKMAAAAHHPNITLLTYAEVQGVAKGGEGDFEATIVEKPRYVDASLCTSCGQCADACPVLVPKEFDYDLIGRKAAYIPFDTAVPKTAVIDLENCILCGQCERACPAHAVNFLQVPRVHHVRVASVVLATGFRLFEAERKKEYRFGENPNVVTAMQMERLLGPTRPYHCVLRPSDGKEPGNIAYVLCTGSRDHTVGNPQCSRVCCMFSIKQAQLILGALPMADVTIYYMDIRAYGKGFEEFYQQARSMGVKFVRGKIAKITPAAHGDVTLWYEDTEAGGGVRQATHDLAVLAVGLLPNPEAGHILTGEELELGEGGWVQSADENCHPTRTSVGGVFVAGTASGPKDIPDSIVDAAAAASECAGYLIHMRREKAGCGSVVTCPA